Proteins co-encoded in one Pseudomonas beijingensis genomic window:
- a CDS encoding PH domain-containing protein, whose protein sequence is MIDFNNKGFFKLKQNDEYAERVTALLLDGEQVIDAYKSMRDGVVFTNKRIIAVNVQGITGSKKDFTSLPYKNIVAYSVETSGTFDLDSELEIYFSSLGKVKFEFTGKTGIVEISKVISKHLLA, encoded by the coding sequence ATGATCGACTTCAACAACAAAGGCTTCTTCAAGCTCAAGCAAAACGACGAATATGCTGAGCGCGTCACGGCCCTGCTGCTGGACGGTGAACAGGTCATCGACGCTTATAAATCCATGCGCGACGGGGTGGTCTTTACCAACAAACGCATCATCGCGGTGAACGTGCAAGGCATCACCGGCAGCAAAAAAGATTTTACTTCCTTGCCCTACAAAAACATCGTCGCCTACTCAGTCGAAACCTCCGGCACTTTCGACCTGGACTCTGAACTGGAGATCTACTTTTCATCCCTGGGCAAAGTGAAATTCGAATTCACCGGCAAGACCGGCATTGTGGAAATCTCCAAGGTGATCTCCAAACACCTCCTGGCCTGA
- a CDS encoding two-partner secretion domain-containing protein: MNRVYRVVWNAVMGAWQVASELVKSQGKDKSRQSLSLVIGVGSGVFASVAAAGGLPSGGNIVAGNGSVHQNGNNMAIHQGSDKLAIDWQSFSIGKGNTVQFFQPGAASVALNRVLGSDVSVIQGALKANGKVFLVNPNGVLFTPSAQVDVGGLVASTLNLSTEDFLAGNYRFSGDSAASVVNQGNINAAQGGTIALIAAKIVNEGNITAHKGNVLLGAGRVVTLDLGGPVQLEVKEGALQALIENGGAIRADAGRILLTARAAETLASTVINNTGLIEARSLDIGENGLVTLMGDQGGVQVAGRIDVSSDTGKGGKIVVTGDRVAIKGGAELDATGAKGGGEIYVGGSWQGKDPAIKQASQTTIAAGAVLDASATDNGKGGTVVAWSDVKKPGSVTRVDGTLKATGGAKGGDGGKIETSGAKLAVSKAADASAKNGKGGLWLLDPDSVTVGPGNGGLTGGTNGTDATVGFNAIDTALAGGTDVAIKADNSIHWNGDYTPTSISGERTLTLQSGHNDVGTGRYVFGNIFLNGDIDASGAGNGNSLALIFNGKMALNTDVSLKSNGGNVVFAGVVDSDAVANNRQLRVDAGSGSIIFSDMVGGNSALGALYATTSGAGKTFINGAKVFTSGEQVYTGAVELGTSQFLNADFENGLVGWKTSIAQFFTGVTVVEGVVSPDDPTLPTTSPTNGNAPSVSPGDQGDMNYKPLTPVAAAGQGKDGGAALLLGTENNSNCLNAPAGCIMRGPSVVSEGTVSLAAGESVSFDYKPVAGGDTYDVFGYLLNVNTGEYQIILNETGNGTGAVNWQTHTATADRAGTYKFVFVSGSFDQTAGKQVGGSLYVDNIKTNTSGSKGLQGSSITFNGSLNSTDNNLAIKADDINFNGGAGSVTGNGSIALETNTPSKDIAVGGSTGDAPGSLELTGTDINALGDGFTSVKIGGTDMTGDISIIEATRINDNLILDAGTGNIHINDQLTVADAPGTGNDDNKPAPVLALQSNGGKIDQTAGGAIVADGLVLLGDGAVHDLDDAANDVNTIASDTGTVSFADVDDLTVGVVTIPDSQTPANPQGVPVAGMTQTGDLNLVADKLTVGQALLTQGDTSLSADEIDLAASVAGGGSLTLKQKTDGLDIHLGGSDDPEVTGPNDPLVLSDADLANIQDGFDKVTIGNDKTRNITVDDEGATFKDDLALIANGVLDLLGDLALKDPEGTDEDGTTGKGLTLSVDAGKGATQATGATITADELALRGEGDFNLGNGGHDVGVIAADVGSLKFTGNGNLTVGVVDGTVGITSDEAVTLKTDHDLTLAKGITIENGPRDDVSQGQTRADDIITLEVAGKTTQSGDAGAKLDASGLVLLGGNYALGNTGNVIGDIASEAGKVQFNNSGDLKVGSLTATHADGTQTTITGVNNTGDVSIGTQGNLAINEGLATSGNVFLNVDGKTTQNAKGNIIADGLALNGGDFELRNNGNVVGDIASEAGKVAFNNTGNLKVGTLTETDGDGNVVKTTTGVNNTGDVSIGTVGDLAINEGLATSGNVFLNVDGKTTQDGNGNITADGVALNGGDFELRNNGNVVGDIASEAGKVAFNNTGNLKVGTLTETDGNGNVVKTTTGVNNTGDVSIGTVGDLAINEGLATSGNVFLNVDGKTTQNAKGNITADGLALNGGDFELRNKGNVVGDIASEAGKVAFNNTGNLKVGTLTETDGDGNLIKTTTGVNNTGDVSIGTEGNLAINEGLATSGNVFLNVDGKTTQDSNGNITADGLALNGGDFELRNNGNVVGDIASEAGKVAFNNTGNLKVGTLTETDGNGNVVKTTTGVNNTGDVSIGTVGDLAINEGLATSGNVFLNVDGKTTQNAKGNITADGLALNGGDFELRNKGNVVGDIASEAGKVAFNNTGNLKVGTLTETDGNGNLVKITTGVNNTGDVSIGTAGDLAINEGLATSGNVFLNVDGKTSQNAKGNITADGLALNGGDFELRNNGNVVGDIASKAGKVAFNNTGNLKVGTLTEIDGNGNLVKTTTGVNNTGDVSIGTQGNLAINEALGTSGNVFLNVDGKTTQNAKGNITADGLALNGGDFELRNNGNIVGDIASKAGKVAFNNTGNLKVGTLTETDGNGNLIKTTGVNNTGDVSIGTQGNLAINEALATSGNVFLNIDGKTTQNAKGNITADGLALKGGNFDLRNASNWVGDIASRAKDVSFVNRSDVTVGRLTERALDGTQLDQIVGIGNTGKVQVVTTTGNITLAENVSTTSNASDAIVLNAGQSASAGVAAGGDVKAGAGVTVSTGAGGRAVIYTGSLAGSTRVVDVVGSGSGNFRYNSDEQQSNFGRALGSTGVHAVYREQPVLVVSTNGSTTQTKPFDGQTTFNGGGIAGYDANGLWNGDTKQMLGNPLYSVGTQGPGSHLINIGGLADLGYLIVSNPANANLTVTPSVDYDAVRQSVADATRVGAQVTSPHAPELNPAQPKPADWSDYGVDDGGLLLVDQGGNRANGAGNGDGDSAAQAESADSERELAGNVCADGGVSGGSACAAYPPQTVFVVRGGVRLPSLAMRP; the protein is encoded by the coding sequence ATGAATAGAGTTTACCGAGTCGTCTGGAATGCCGTGATGGGCGCGTGGCAGGTGGCATCCGAGTTGGTCAAAAGCCAAGGCAAAGACAAAAGCCGTCAATCCCTCAGCCTCGTCATCGGCGTGGGCAGTGGCGTCTTCGCCTCGGTCGCCGCGGCGGGAGGGTTGCCTTCCGGCGGCAATATCGTGGCGGGTAACGGCAGCGTTCATCAGAACGGCAACAACATGGCCATTCATCAGGGCAGCGATAAGCTCGCCATTGACTGGCAGAGCTTTTCCATCGGCAAAGGCAACACCGTCCAGTTTTTCCAGCCTGGCGCGGCGTCCGTCGCGTTGAACCGCGTGTTGGGCTCGGATGTGTCGGTGATCCAGGGTGCACTGAAAGCCAACGGCAAAGTGTTCCTGGTCAACCCCAACGGCGTGCTGTTTACCCCCAGCGCGCAGGTTGATGTCGGCGGTCTGGTGGCCTCCACGCTCAACCTATCCACAGAAGATTTCCTCGCCGGCAACTACCGTTTCAGTGGCGACAGCGCCGCCTCGGTGGTCAACCAGGGCAACATCAATGCCGCACAGGGCGGCACCATTGCCCTGATCGCGGCAAAAATCGTCAACGAAGGCAACATCACCGCGCACAAGGGCAATGTGCTGCTGGGCGCCGGTCGTGTCGTGACGCTCGACTTGGGCGGGCCGGTGCAGCTGGAAGTCAAAGAAGGCGCGCTCCAAGCGTTGATCGAAAACGGCGGCGCCATTCGTGCCGACGCCGGCAGAATCCTGCTGACCGCTCGTGCCGCGGAAACCCTGGCGAGTACCGTCATCAACAACACCGGTTTGATCGAAGCCCGTTCCCTGGATATCGGTGAAAACGGCCTGGTCACGCTGATGGGCGACCAGGGCGGTGTGCAAGTTGCTGGGCGTATCGATGTGTCCTCCGATACCGGCAAGGGCGGCAAGATCGTCGTGACCGGGGATCGTGTGGCGATCAAGGGCGGCGCTGAGCTCGACGCCACCGGGGCCAAGGGCGGCGGTGAGATTTATGTGGGCGGGAGCTGGCAAGGCAAGGATCCTGCGATCAAACAGGCCAGCCAGACCACCATTGCCGCTGGTGCCGTGCTCGATGCGTCGGCGACCGACAACGGCAAGGGCGGCACCGTGGTGGCCTGGTCCGACGTCAAGAAGCCGGGCAGCGTGACCCGCGTGGACGGCACGCTGAAAGCCACCGGCGGTGCCAAGGGCGGCGACGGCGGCAAGATCGAGACCAGCGGCGCCAAGCTGGCGGTGAGCAAAGCCGCCGATGCTTCAGCCAAAAACGGCAAGGGCGGCTTGTGGTTGCTCGATCCGGACAGCGTCACGGTGGGGCCGGGTAACGGAGGGTTGACGGGCGGCACCAATGGCACAGACGCCACGGTTGGCTTCAACGCAATCGATACGGCCCTGGCCGGCGGCACCGATGTGGCGATCAAGGCCGACAACAGCATCCACTGGAACGGCGACTACACCCCGACGAGCATCAGCGGCGAGCGGACGCTGACCTTGCAGTCCGGACACAACGACGTTGGAACGGGCCGCTACGTCTTCGGCAATATTTTCCTCAACGGTGACATCGACGCCAGTGGCGCGGGCAACGGCAACAGCCTGGCGTTGATCTTCAACGGCAAGATGGCGCTGAACACCGACGTCAGTTTGAAGAGCAACGGTGGCAACGTCGTGTTTGCCGGCGTGGTGGATTCCGATGCGGTGGCCAACAATCGCCAACTGCGCGTCGACGCCGGTTCGGGCTCGATCATCTTCAGCGACATGGTCGGCGGTAACAGTGCGCTGGGTGCTCTGTACGCGACCACCAGCGGCGCCGGCAAGACGTTTATCAACGGCGCGAAAGTCTTCACCAGCGGCGAGCAGGTCTACACCGGTGCCGTTGAACTGGGCACTTCGCAGTTCTTGAACGCCGACTTCGAAAACGGCCTGGTCGGGTGGAAGACGTCCATCGCCCAGTTCTTCACCGGCGTCACCGTGGTGGAGGGCGTGGTGTCGCCGGATGACCCGACGTTGCCGACAACTTCGCCAACCAATGGCAATGCGCCGAGCGTTTCGCCTGGCGACCAAGGCGACATGAACTACAAACCCCTCACCCCGGTCGCCGCTGCGGGCCAGGGCAAGGACGGCGGCGCTGCGCTGCTGCTGGGTACCGAGAACAACTCCAACTGCCTCAACGCACCCGCCGGCTGCATCATGCGCGGCCCTTCGGTGGTGAGTGAGGGCACGGTCTCCCTGGCGGCGGGGGAATCGGTCAGTTTCGATTACAAACCGGTCGCGGGCGGCGATACCTACGATGTCTTCGGCTATCTGTTGAACGTCAACACCGGCGAATACCAAATCATCCTGAACGAAACGGGTAACGGTACCGGCGCGGTGAATTGGCAAACCCATACGGCAACGGCTGATAGGGCCGGCACGTACAAGTTCGTGTTCGTCTCGGGCAGTTTCGACCAGACCGCGGGCAAGCAGGTCGGTGGCTCGCTGTACGTCGACAACATCAAGACCAACACCTCGGGCAGCAAGGGCCTGCAAGGCAGTTCCATCACCTTCAACGGCAGCCTCAACAGTACCGACAACAACCTGGCCATCAAGGCCGACGACATCAACTTCAACGGCGGCGCCGGCAGCGTCACCGGCAACGGTTCAATTGCCCTCGAGACCAACACCCCGAGCAAAGACATTGCCGTGGGCGGCAGCACCGGCGATGCCCCTGGTTCGTTGGAACTGACCGGCACCGACATCAACGCCTTGGGCGATGGGTTTACCTCGGTCAAGATTGGCGGCACGGACATGACCGGTGATATCAGCATCATCGAAGCGACCCGGATCAACGACAACCTTATCCTCGATGCCGGTACCGGCAACATCCACATCAATGACCAACTGACCGTGGCGGACGCACCGGGCACCGGTAACGATGACAACAAACCGGCGCCGGTCCTGGCGTTGCAAAGCAATGGCGGCAAGATCGACCAGACCGCCGGCGGTGCCATTGTCGCCGATGGCCTGGTGCTGCTGGGGGATGGCGCCGTTCATGACCTCGACGACGCGGCCAACGACGTCAACACGATCGCCAGCGACACCGGCACGGTCAGCTTTGCCGATGTCGATGACCTGACCGTCGGCGTGGTGACCATTCCCGATAGCCAGACCCCGGCAAACCCCCAAGGCGTGCCGGTCGCCGGCATGACCCAGACCGGCGACCTGAACCTGGTCGCGGATAAACTCACGGTCGGCCAGGCCTTGCTCACCCAAGGCGATACCAGCCTGAGCGCCGACGAAATCGATCTCGCCGCGAGCGTTGCCGGTGGCGGCAGTCTCACCCTGAAACAGAAGACCGATGGCCTGGATATTCACCTGGGCGGCAGCGATGACCCGGAAGTGACTGGGCCTAACGATCCGTTGGTGCTGTCCGACGCTGACCTGGCCAATATCCAGGATGGCTTCGACAAGGTCACCATCGGCAACGACAAGACGCGCAACATCACCGTCGACGATGAAGGCGCGACGTTCAAGGACGATCTGGCCTTGATCGCCAACGGCGTCCTGGACCTGCTGGGCGATCTTGCGCTCAAGGATCCTGAGGGCACCGACGAAGACGGCACCACCGGCAAGGGCCTGACCCTGAGCGTCGACGCGGGCAAAGGTGCGACCCAGGCAACGGGCGCGACCATCACCGCAGACGAACTGGCCCTGCGCGGTGAAGGTGATTTCAATCTGGGCAACGGTGGGCATGACGTAGGCGTCATCGCTGCTGATGTCGGCAGCCTGAAATTCACCGGCAACGGCAACCTGACGGTGGGCGTCGTGGACGGCACCGTGGGGATTACGTCCGATGAGGCGGTCACCCTGAAAACCGATCACGACCTGACGTTGGCAAAAGGCATCACCATCGAAAATGGCCCACGCGATGACGTCAGTCAGGGGCAAACCCGTGCCGACGACATCATCACTCTGGAGGTGGCGGGCAAAACCACTCAGTCCGGCGACGCCGGCGCCAAGCTCGATGCCAGCGGCCTGGTGCTGCTGGGCGGCAATTACGCGCTGGGCAACACCGGCAACGTGATTGGCGATATCGCCAGCGAGGCGGGCAAAGTCCAGTTCAACAACAGTGGGGACCTCAAGGTGGGCTCGCTGACCGCGACCCATGCCGACGGCACCCAGACAACCATCACCGGCGTGAACAACACCGGCGATGTGAGCATCGGCACCCAAGGCAATCTGGCGATCAACGAAGGGCTGGCGACCAGCGGCAACGTGTTCCTCAACGTCGATGGCAAGACCACCCAAAATGCCAAGGGCAACATCATTGCTGACGGTTTGGCCCTCAATGGCGGCGATTTCGAGTTGCGCAACAACGGCAACGTGGTTGGCGACATTGCCAGCGAGGCGGGCAAGGTCGCCTTTAACAACACCGGCAACCTGAAGGTCGGCACACTGACTGAAACCGATGGCGACGGCAACGTGGTCAAGACCACCACCGGCGTGAACAATACCGGCGACGTGAGCATTGGCACCGTCGGGGATCTGGCGATCAACGAAGGGCTGGCCACCAGCGGCAACGTGTTCCTCAACGTTGATGGCAAGACCACTCAGGACGGCAACGGAAACATTACCGCCGACGGCGTGGCCCTCAACGGCGGCGACTTCGAGTTGCGCAACAACGGCAACGTGGTGGGTGACATCGCCAGCGAGGCGGGCAAGGTCGCGTTCAACAACACCGGCAACCTGAAGGTCGGCACGCTGACCGAAACCGATGGCAACGGCAACGTGGTCAAGACCACCACCGGCGTGAACAACACTGGCGACGTGAGCATTGGCACCGTCGGGGATCTGGCGATCAACGAAGGGCTGGCCACCAGCGGCAACGTGTTCCTCAACGTCGACGGCAAGACCACCCAAAATGCCAAGGGCAACATCACGGCTGACGGTTTGGCCCTCAACGGCGGCGACTTCGAGTTGCGCAACAAAGGCAACGTGGTGGGCGACATCGCCAGCGAGGCAGGCAAGGTTGCGTTCAACAACACCGGTAATCTGAAGGTCGGCACGCTGACTGAAACCGATGGCGACGGCAACCTGATCAAGACCACCACCGGCGTGAACAACACCGGCGACGTCAGCATCGGCACCGAGGGCAACCTGGCGATCAACGAAGGGCTGGCAACCAGCGGCAACGTCTTCCTCAATGTCGATGGCAAGACCACCCAGGACAGCAACGGCAACATCACCGCCGATGGCTTGGCCCTCAACGGCGGCGACTTCGAGTTGCGCAACAACGGCAACGTGGTCGGCGATATTGCCAGTGAGGCGGGCAAGGTTGCGTTCAACAACACCGGCAACCTCAAGGTCGGCACGCTGACCGAAACCGATGGCAACGGTAACGTGGTCAAGACCACCACCGGCGTGAACAACACCGGCGACGTGAGCATTGGCACCGTCGGGGATCTGGCGATCAACGAAGGGCTGGCCACCAGCGGCAACGTGTTCCTCAACGTCGACGGCAAGACCACCCAAAATGCCAAGGGCAACATCACGGCTGACGGTTTGGCCCTCAACGGCGGCGACTTCGAGTTGCGCAACAAAGGCAACGTGGTGGGCGACATCGCCAGCGAGGCAGGCAAGGTTGCGTTCAACAACACCGGTAATCTGAAGGTCGGCACGCTGACTGAAACCGATGGCAACGGCAACCTGGTCAAGATCACCACCGGCGTGAACAACACCGGCGACGTGAGCATTGGCACCGCCGGGGATCTGGCGATCAACGAAGGGCTGGCCACCAGCGGCAACGTGTTCCTCAACGTTGATGGCAAGACCAGCCAAAACGCCAAAGGCAACATCACCGCTGACGGTTTGGCCCTCAACGGTGGCGACTTCGAGTTGCGCAACAACGGCAACGTGGTGGGTGATATCGCCAGCAAGGCGGGCAAGGTTGCGTTCAACAACACTGGCAACCTGAAGGTCGGCACGCTGACTGAAATCGATGGCAACGGCAACCTGGTCAAGACCACCACCGGCGTGAACAACACCGGCGACGTCAGCATCGGAACCCAAGGCAACCTGGCGATCAACGAAGCCCTGGGCACCAGCGGCAACGTGTTCCTTAACGTCGATGGCAAGACCACCCAGAACGCGAAGGGCAACATCACCGCCGACGGTCTGGCCCTCAACGGTGGCGACTTCGAGTTGCGCAACAACGGCAACATCGTGGGTGATATCGCCAGCAAGGCGGGCAAGGTCGCGTTCAACAACACCGGCAACCTCAAGGTCGGCACGCTGACTGAAACCGATGGCAACGGCAACCTGATCAAGACCACCGGTGTGAACAACACTGGCGATGTGAGCATCGGCACCCAAGGCAACCTGGCGATCAACGAAGCGCTGGCCACCAGTGGCAACGTGTTCCTCAACATCGATGGCAAGACTACCCAAAACGCCAAAGGCAACATCACCGCCGATGGCCTGGCGCTCAAGGGCGGTAATTTCGACCTGCGCAACGCCAGCAACTGGGTCGGCGATATCGCCAGCCGCGCGAAGGATGTCAGCTTCGTCAACCGCAGTGACGTCACCGTCGGCAGGCTGACCGAGAGGGCACTGGACGGCACCCAGCTGGATCAGATCGTCGGCATTGGCAACACCGGCAAAGTCCAAGTGGTGACGACCACCGGTAACATCACCCTGGCCGAGAACGTCAGCACCACCAGCAACGCCTCCGATGCGATCGTGCTCAACGCCGGTCAATCCGCTTCGGCGGGCGTGGCTGCGGGCGGCGACGTGAAGGCTGGCGCGGGCGTGACGGTGTCCACCGGCGCCGGCGGCCGGGCGGTGATCTACACCGGTAGCCTCGCTGGCAGCACCCGCGTGGTGGATGTGGTCGGCAGTGGCAGCGGCAATTTCCGCTACAACAGTGACGAGCAGCAGAGCAATTTCGGCAGGGCATTGGGCAGCACCGGCGTTCATGCCGTGTACCGCGAGCAACCTGTCCTGGTGGTGTCCACGAACGGTTCGACCACCCAGACCAAGCCATTCGATGGCCAAACCACGTTCAACGGTGGCGGTATAGCCGGTTATGACGCCAATGGTCTGTGGAACGGCGACACCAAGCAGATGCTCGGCAACCCACTGTACTCGGTTGGGACGCAAGGCCCGGGCTCGCACCTGATCAACATCGGCGGGCTGGCTGACCTGGGTTACCTGATCGTGAGCAACCCGGCCAACGCCAACCTGACCGTGACGCCGTCCGTTGATTACGACGCCGTCCGGCAGAGCGTCGCCGATGCAACCCGCGTCGGCGCGCAGGTGACTTCGCCGCATGCGCCGGAGCTCAACCCGGCCCAGCCGAAACCGGCTGACTGGTCTGACTACGGGGTCGACGACGGTGGTTTGTTGCTGGTGGACCAGGGCGGTAATCGTGCGAACGGCGCTGGCAATGGCGACGGCGATTCGGCTGCCCAGGCCGAGAGCGCCGACAGCGAGCGGGAACTGGCCGGGAACGTCTGCGCCGATGGCGGTGTATCGGGTGGAAGCGCCTGTGCGGCCTACCCGCCGCAGACCGTATTCGTGGTGCGCGGTGGTGTGCGCTTGCCGAGTCTGGCCATGCGTCCCTGA
- a CDS encoding DUF488 domain-containing protein, with the protein MIQCKRAYETASAEDGVRVLVDRLWPRNCRKDALAITEWLPEVGPSHELRKAFKAGTVSFAEFSGAYRRELAGRPEHWWKLVDIARNGTLTLVYAAKSTVENNAVVLAQWLEDEVEKRADASSPVCYLSEFPER; encoded by the coding sequence ATGATCCAGTGCAAACGCGCCTATGAAACAGCGAGCGCCGAGGATGGCGTACGGGTTCTGGTGGACCGCTTGTGGCCGCGCAATTGCCGCAAGGATGCGCTGGCGATTACGGAGTGGCTGCCGGAGGTCGGGCCTTCTCATGAGTTGCGCAAGGCGTTCAAGGCGGGGACGGTTTCGTTTGCCGAGTTCAGTGGGGCGTACCGGCGAGAGCTGGCGGGACGGCCGGAGCATTGGTGGAAGCTGGTGGATATTGCGCGCAATGGGACGCTGACGTTGGTGTATGCGGCCAAGTCGACGGTTGAAAATAATGCGGTGGTGTTGGCGCAGTGGTTGGAGGATGAGGTGGAGAAACGGGCGGACGCGAGTTCACCGGTTTGTTATTTGTCTGAGTTTCCGGAGCGTTGA
- a CDS encoding FadR/GntR family transcriptional regulator — translation MDRVTPDRRLSMTQQLVVDLTQQILAGELPAGSKLPTEQVIIKERGVSRTVVREAMSRLQAEGLVETRHGIGTFVVDTARPGDFQGSKHVKGGAYDALAVIELRLSLEVEAAGIAAQRATPEQLQAMREALDAANAFDTTDEESARVDFDFHRQIAQCTGNSFFIDAMGHVGNTLIAVVQQAGPAVTGENRTLVVREREQIYAALARHDAQAARASMRLHLINMQQRVRGVVESTAQ, via the coding sequence TACTGGCCGGCGAACTGCCCGCGGGCAGCAAGTTACCCACCGAACAGGTGATCATCAAGGAACGCGGCGTCAGTCGAACTGTGGTCCGCGAAGCCATGTCGCGGCTCCAGGCAGAAGGTTTGGTGGAAACCCGTCACGGCATCGGCACCTTCGTGGTGGACACCGCGCGCCCGGGGGATTTCCAGGGCAGCAAACACGTCAAGGGCGGCGCCTACGATGCGCTGGCCGTCATCGAACTGCGCCTGAGCCTGGAAGTGGAAGCCGCCGGCATCGCCGCACAACGCGCCACGCCGGAGCAATTGCAGGCGATGCGTGAAGCGCTCGACGCGGCGAATGCTTTTGATACGACGGATGAAGAAAGCGCCCGGGTCGATTTCGACTTTCATCGGCAGATCGCCCAGTGCACCGGCAACAGCTTTTTCATCGACGCCATGGGCCATGTGGGCAATACGTTGATCGCGGTAGTGCAACAGGCCGGGCCCGCGGTGACGGGTGAAAATCGGACATTGGTGGTGCGTGAGCGGGAGCAGATCTATGCCGCATTGGCGCGGCATGATGCGCAAGCGGCGCGGGCGTCGATGCGGTTGCATTTGATCAATATGCAGCAGCGGGTTCGGGGTGTGGTCGAGTCGACCGCGCAATAA
- a CDS encoding VOC family protein, protein MKNFTIQRIDHIVLRVKDIERSLAFYTSVLGCELTKRRDDLGMVHLGTGVSMIDLVAVDGPLGRQGGPAAGKQGHNVDHLCLRIEPFDEPALLAHLASAGLTVEKAQMRYGAEGKGWSIYCFDPDGNQIELKGPALEP, encoded by the coding sequence ATGAAGAACTTCACGATTCAACGTATTGACCACATCGTCCTGCGCGTAAAAGACATCGAGCGCAGCCTGGCTTTTTATACCTCGGTGCTCGGTTGCGAACTCACGAAGCGCCGGGACGATCTGGGCATGGTGCACCTGGGTACTGGTGTGTCGATGATCGATCTGGTGGCTGTCGACGGGCCTCTCGGTCGCCAGGGCGGACCGGCGGCTGGTAAGCAGGGGCACAATGTCGATCACCTCTGCCTGCGTATCGAGCCGTTTGATGAACCGGCCCTCCTCGCGCATTTGGCCTCAGCCGGCCTGACCGTTGAGAAGGCGCAGATGCGCTATGGCGCGGAGGGCAAGGGTTGGTCGATTTACTGCTTCGATCCGGACGGTAATCAGATCGAGTTGAAGGGGCCGGCGCTGGAACCCTGA
- a CDS encoding DUF4256 domain-containing protein: MKKQEQDNLIQTLQTRFEQNLNRHPDIPWADVQTRLEHHPNALKSLQAMEVSGGEPDVIGFDPKTGVVTFCDCAKESPTGRRSLCYDRAALDARKENKPKGSAIEMAEAMGIALLTEDQYRALQTLGEFDAKTSSWLATPPELRSLDGAIFGDYRYGRVFIYHNGVQSYYAARGFRGLLQV; this comes from the coding sequence ATGAAAAAACAAGAACAAGACAACCTCATCCAAACCCTGCAAACCCGCTTCGAACAAAACCTGAACCGTCACCCAGACATCCCCTGGGCCGACGTCCAGACCCGGCTCGAACACCACCCCAATGCCCTGAAATCCCTCCAGGCCATGGAAGTCTCCGGCGGCGAGCCAGACGTGATCGGCTTCGACCCGAAGACCGGCGTTGTCACCTTCTGCGATTGCGCCAAGGAGAGCCCCACCGGACGCCGGAGCCTTTGCTACGACCGCGCGGCCCTGGATGCGCGCAAGGAGAACAAGCCCAAAGGCAGTGCCATCGAAATGGCCGAAGCGATGGGCATCGCCCTGCTGACGGAAGACCAGTACCGAGCGCTGCAAACCCTCGGCGAGTTTGACGCGAAGACGTCCAGTTGGCTGGCAACCCCGCCAGAGCTTCGTTCGCTCGATGGGGCGATTTTTGGCGACTACCGGTATGGCCGGGTGTTCATCTACCACAATGGCGTGCAGTCGTATTACGCGGCGCGCGGGTTTCGCGGGTTGCTGCAGGTTTAA